A genomic segment from Candidatus Brocadia sinica JPN1 encodes:
- a CDS encoding multiheme c-type cytochrome, whose translation MCRFWKWTLTSALIGCGTMGVVANLMTKEAKAVEIITHWVPHEVYGVPGEPDNNGKVFFSGLGAKYMGYPKHENAPPYPGKYSKFWKTLPAYRYYIPDYMYNRDEVRPSNPIKGTFQLEQCIACHSVMTPGIVRDYKKSAHSRAEPSPTGCDTCHGNNHQKLTMPSSKACGTSECHETQYSESGQGGIGSHASCSSFAQVECAWSIERPPGDTAGCTFCHTSSEERCSTCHQRHQFDPKVARKAEQCKTCHWGKDHRDWEAYDIGLHGTVYQVNKWDPKQFDFSKKLADADYVGPTCQYCHMRGGHHNVQRFSTVYTSMGMSMADRGAPIWKEKRDRWASVCDDCHSPRFAKENLQALDESVKDAGLKYRETFKVAEDLVKDGVADPMPKDLCPDWSGQHIWSLKIGAYHDGPEYGGKTGESGEFRMSNCSDIERLCFESVGYFQTYIYKGMAHGSWNDATYSDGSFGMDRWLVNVKQDASQARRLAAIEKKVGITWVPESFWKTGEWLDQLTGPYIVKNHPGKTIFDLCPDPGWLDTHHAPAEEVEYINRKLLELGMKDGKPHHGEGKIDEGARSMGKTH comes from the coding sequence ATGTGTAGATTTTGGAAATGGACTTTGACGTCAGCATTAATAGGTTGTGGGACGATGGGTGTAGTAGCCAATCTGATGACAAAAGAAGCAAAGGCCGTAGAAATCATCACCCACTGGGTGCCTCATGAAGTGTATGGTGTGCCCGGTGAGCCTGATAACAACGGTAAGGTGTTCTTTTCTGGTTTAGGTGCAAAATACATGGGATATCCGAAGCATGAGAATGCTCCGCCTTATCCTGGAAAATACAGCAAGTTCTGGAAGACATTACCTGCATATCGTTATTACATTCCTGATTATATGTACAACAGGGATGAGGTAAGGCCTTCAAACCCAATCAAAGGTACGTTTCAGTTAGAGCAGTGTATTGCATGCCACTCGGTTATGACTCCGGGAATTGTAAGGGATTATAAGAAGAGCGCTCATTCGAGGGCAGAACCGAGCCCAACGGGTTGTGACACCTGTCATGGCAATAACCACCAGAAGCTGACCATGCCGTCATCCAAGGCTTGCGGCACCAGTGAATGCCACGAGACGCAGTACAGCGAGTCTGGCCAGGGTGGTATTGGTTCGCATGCTTCCTGTTCGAGCTTTGCCCAGGTGGAATGCGCATGGTCAATTGAGAGACCGCCAGGGGATACGGCAGGTTGCACATTTTGTCACACCAGCTCAGAAGAAAGGTGCAGCACCTGCCACCAGAGGCATCAGTTTGATCCGAAGGTTGCAAGGAAGGCAGAGCAATGCAAGACATGCCACTGGGGTAAGGATCACAGGGACTGGGAGGCTTATGATATTGGTCTCCATGGTACCGTATATCAGGTGAACAAGTGGGATCCAAAGCAGTTCGACTTCTCAAAGAAGTTGGCTGATGCAGATTATGTTGGTCCAACCTGCCAGTATTGCCATATGAGGGGTGGTCACCACAACGTACAGAGATTCAGCACGGTATATACCAGTATGGGTATGTCCATGGCTGACCGTGGCGCTCCGATCTGGAAAGAGAAGAGGGATCGTTGGGCATCAGTGTGCGACGATTGTCACTCACCCAGGTTTGCAAAGGAAAACTTACAGGCCTTGGATGAATCCGTTAAGGATGCAGGTTTAAAGTATCGTGAGACATTCAAGGTAGCTGAAGACCTTGTCAAGGATGGTGTTGCTGATCCAATGCCAAAAGATCTGTGTCCTGACTGGTCAGGTCAGCATATCTGGAGTTTGAAGATCGGCGCATATCATGATGGTCCTGAATACGGTGGAAAGACTGGTGAGTCAGGTGAGTTCAGGATGTCGAACTGCTCAGATATTGAAAGGCTGTGCTTTGAAAGTGTAGGATACTTCCAGACATACATCTACAAGGGTATGGCACACGGTTCATGGAACGATGCTACGTACTCGGATGGTTCGTTCGGTATGGATCGTTGGTTGGTCAATGTGAAGCAGGATGCTTCTCAGGCAAGGAGACTTGCAGCCATCGAGAAGAAGGTTGGCATTACCTGGGTTCCGGAGAGTTTCTGGAAGACGGGCGAATGGCTTGATCAGTTGACAGGTCCTTACATTGTGAAGAATCACCCTGGAAAGACGATCTTCGATCTGTGTCCGGATCCAGGTTGGTTAGATACGCACCATGCGCCTGCTGAGGAAGTTGAGTACATCAACAGAAAATTGCTGGAGTTAGGCATGAAGGATGGTAAACCTCATCATGGTGAAGGAAAAATTGACGAAGGCGCAAGATCAATGGGGAAGACGCATTAA
- a CDS encoding DNA methyltransferase → MHPIGYDANRVFPVKIKGKEYLPPKGKSWKTDEQGFERLIKAKRIEPYEDGETINYVLKLSDYSITPITSLWADTSAPVGIKYVVETNTKVIQRCLLMSTDPGDLVLDITCGSGTTAYVAENWGRRWITCDTSRVAITLAKQRLLTASFNYYELAHPNEGVGSGFKYKTVPHITLKSIANNEPPAQETLYDQPFIDSKRLRVTGPFTVEAVPTPVAKSFEEFESSPHPLQRGTNLPPAGDTGGELTADTSIARSGETLRQSNWWDELLRTGVRAKGGKLIEFTRVEPLSGTRYLQAEAETKLSPSGGGKGEEPKRVLVCFGPEHAPLEQRMVELARPSQFEGCISR, encoded by the coding sequence ATGCATCCTATAGGTTACGATGCAAATAGGGTTTTCCCAGTTAAAATTAAAGGCAAGGAATATTTACCACCGAAAGGAAAAAGTTGGAAAACCGATGAACAGGGATTTGAAAGATTGATTAAAGCAAAAAGAATAGAGCCTTATGAAGATGGTGAAACAATAAATTATGTTTTAAAACTTAGCGATTATTCAATCACACCTATTACATCTCTTTGGGCAGATACATCTGCTCCTGTTGGAATTAAGTATGTAGTTGAAACAAACACAAAAGTAATTCAACGCTGCCTTCTCATGTCCACTGACCCAGGTGATCTTGTCCTGGACATTACCTGCGGCAGTGGCACAACGGCTTATGTGGCTGAAAATTGGGGTAGACGATGGATCACCTGTGATACCTCAAGGGTTGCCATTACCCTTGCCAAACAGCGCTTATTGACTGCAAGTTTTAATTACTACGAACTGGCGCATCCCAATGAAGGCGTTGGCAGCGGTTTTAAATACAAGACCGTTCCGCACATTACCCTCAAAAGCATTGCCAACAACGAGCCACCCGCACAGGAAACATTATATGACCAGCCGTTTATAGACAGCAAACGATTACGGGTAACCGGCCCCTTCACGGTTGAAGCCGTTCCAACGCCAGTGGCAAAATCGTTCGAAGAATTCGAGTCCTCCCCCCACCCCCTCCAAAGGGGAACAAATCTTCCACCAGCGGGGGATACAGGAGGAGAACTTACTGCCGATACATCCATTGCCCGCAGCGGCGAAACCCTGCGCCAAAGCAATTGGTGGGATGAACTGCTTCGTACAGGCGTAAGGGCAAAAGGCGGCAAGCTGATTGAATTTACAAGAGTAGAACCGCTCAGCGGCACACGATATTTACAGGCAGAGGCTGAAACGAAACTGTCCCCCTCTGGAGGGGGTAAGGGGGAGGAACCAAAACGGGTATTAGTTTGCTTTGGCCCCGAGCATGCACCACTGGAGCAACGCATGGTGGAGTTAGCCCGACCTTCGCAATTCGAGGGGTGTATAAGCCGCTAA
- a CDS encoding DNA methyltransferase, with product MGLVDAHADNGGQKKKKYQYDPHLDPQLQWAGKAEHTNFEVPTVSLHVHERIDPKRIIETVKMSPAGGGRGWRQLSLFEEHKKPLREAIEFYKHKEGWSNRLITGDSLLVINSLLEKEGMGGKVQMVYFDPPYGIKYGSNFQPFVNKRDVKDGKDKDLTAEPEMIKAFRDTWELGIHSYLAYLRDRLLLARELLHESGSVFVQISDENVHHVRELMSEVFGSENFVSLIKFRKETIPLGTKYLEEVCDFIIYYSMSKDKLKYRQLFGETNVEGNSHWNYYETKEGKRIKINIDEINNHKLLPKGVDIL from the coding sequence GTGGGCCTGGTGGATGCACACGCCGATAATGGCGGGCAAAAGAAGAAAAAATACCAATACGACCCCCATCTTGACCCGCAACTGCAATGGGCGGGCAAGGCAGAACATACCAACTTTGAAGTGCCCACCGTAAGCCTGCATGTGCACGAACGCATTGATCCGAAGCGAATAATTGAAACCGTAAAAATGTCCCCCGCTGGCGGGGGCAGGGGGTGGAGGCAACTGAGTTTGTTTGAAGAGCACAAGAAACCCCTGCGGGAAGCCATTGAATTTTACAAACACAAGGAAGGCTGGAGCAATCGCCTGATTACGGGCGATAGCCTGCTCGTGATAAATTCTTTGTTAGAAAAAGAAGGCATGGGTGGCAAGGTGCAGATGGTCTATTTCGATCCGCCCTATGGCATTAAATACGGCAGCAACTTCCAGCCCTTTGTAAACAAGCGGGATGTGAAAGACGGCAAAGACAAAGACCTGACCGCCGAGCCGGAAATGATAAAAGCCTTTAGAGATACATGGGAACTGGGCATCCACAGCTACCTCGCCTATTTGCGTGACCGACTCCTGCTTGCAAGAGAACTTCTGCACGAAAGCGGCAGTGTGTTTGTGCAGATCAGCGATGAGAATGTGCATCACGTGAGGGAATTGATGTCGGAGGTTTTTGGGAGTGAAAATTTTGTGTCGCTTATAAAATTCAGAAAGGAAACAATACCTTTAGGTACAAAATATTTAGAGGAAGTTTGTGATTTCATAATTTACTATTCAATGAGTAAAGACAAATTAAAGTATCGTCAATTGTTTGGAGAAACAAATGTTGAGGGAAATAGTCATTGGAATTATTATGAAACTAAAGAAGGAAAGAGAATCAAAATAAACATTGACGAAATCAACAATCACAAACTTTTACCTAAGGGCGTTGACATTTTATGA
- a CDS encoding response regulator produces MSVDELKTAQSFISELIQTLEVLQESKTEPIIIFPPEKNINIDDRRAEKRFDIEIEGVCSVMERGVSEIFPEIPIRIKDISKHGIRFVIDRPLTPGDILTIKFYLSSIKTSGQLYKNPQKKIYVEVRRVFESLTSTGVKYEIGAQSVESERVIELIKEREKYTLINKQLAAKGDVKIVIVSMKEARSKYLEDLLQRQGYIVYEANKKQQAIALLRKNKCDIVVSDLDTVRINEFELLKDIRDEFPDMGSIVEIETIEDWMHILSFGVSDYLTKNFSDRELNIIIESVQKKLLYKSMFGSHLRKRQQANQNVLVVSGNEIFKKLLCNVSKGKGLRLFFVNSTGHATAALKRYKIDFILVDTEVGGLDGCRFLMDIKKKFPNIVTAVASKNLQERCDFLINGADNFFAEPIAMKEILALVS; encoded by the coding sequence TTGTCAGTTGATGAACTTAAAACAGCACAGAGTTTTATCTCGGAATTAATTCAGACATTGGAGGTGCTACAGGAGTCAAAGACAGAACCGATTATAATATTTCCACCTGAGAAGAATATCAATATTGATGATCGCCGCGCCGAAAAGCGATTTGATATAGAGATCGAAGGGGTTTGTTCCGTTATGGAAAGAGGGGTGTCTGAAATATTTCCGGAGATACCGATTCGTATAAAGGATATTTCCAAACACGGGATTCGATTTGTTATCGACAGGCCCTTAACGCCAGGCGATATTTTAACAATAAAATTTTATCTGTCATCGATAAAGACTTCGGGACAGCTTTATAAAAATCCTCAGAAGAAAATTTATGTTGAAGTAAGGAGGGTATTTGAGTCCCTGACATCTACGGGTGTTAAATATGAGATTGGCGCTCAATCTGTTGAAAGTGAGAGAGTCATCGAGTTAATTAAAGAGAGGGAGAAGTATACCCTCATAAACAAGCAATTGGCCGCGAAGGGTGACGTAAAGATAGTAATTGTGTCCATGAAAGAGGCACGATCCAAATATCTGGAGGACTTGTTGCAAAGACAGGGATACATTGTTTATGAGGCCAACAAAAAGCAACAGGCTATTGCATTATTGCGAAAGAACAAATGTGATATTGTTGTCTCGGACTTAGACACCGTGAGGATTAATGAATTTGAGTTATTAAAAGACATTCGGGATGAGTTTCCTGATATGGGATCAATTGTTGAAATAGAAACTATTGAAGATTGGATGCATATTTTGTCTTTCGGGGTAAGCGATTACCTGACAAAAAATTTCAGTGACAGGGAATTGAATATTATCATTGAGTCGGTACAGAAAAAATTATTATACAAAAGTATGTTCGGCAGTCACCTCAGAAAGAGGCAACAGGCCAACCAGAATGTATTGGTAGTGAGCGGGAATGAGATTTTTAAGAAACTTCTCTGTAATGTATCCAAAGGAAAGGGCTTAAGATTGTTTTTTGTTAATTCCACAGGGCACGCAACTGCTGCTTTGAAGAGATATAAAATTGATTTTATCCTTGTGGATACTGAGGTTGGGGGTTTAGATGGATGTCGATTCCTTATGGACATAAAAAAGAAATTTCCCAACATCGTGACCGCTGTAGCTTCTAAAAACCTTCAGGAACGGTGTGATTTTTTGATAAATGGCGCTGACAATTTTTTTGCTGAGCCGATTGCCATGAAAGAAATACTCGCACTCGTAAGTTGA
- a CDS encoding GatB/YqeY domain-containing protein: protein MNVKERVTEELKCAMKAQDKLRTSVLRMVLADIKIADTSGKPKDQIDYVEVVRGYYKKLKKTREEYEKLHLPDKVKELDGEIAIVEEYLPKQLPDDEIKKIVNEVIETNKFTAKEIGAAMKLIMSKYGSSVDGKKVQMYLKENLKG, encoded by the coding sequence ATGAATGTAAAAGAACGGGTAACGGAAGAATTAAAATGTGCTATGAAGGCACAAGATAAATTACGGACATCGGTGCTGCGTATGGTGCTTGCCGATATCAAGATTGCAGATACATCCGGTAAACCAAAGGACCAGATCGACTATGTTGAGGTCGTTCGCGGGTATTATAAGAAACTCAAGAAGACCCGCGAAGAATATGAAAAACTCCATCTGCCGGATAAAGTAAAGGAGTTGGATGGAGAGATTGCAATTGTTGAGGAATACTTGCCAAAACAATTGCCAGATGATGAAATTAAAAAAATTGTCAATGAAGTCATTGAAACGAATAAATTTACTGCGAAAGAGATAGGTGCTGCAATGAAGCTGATTATGAGCAAATATGGCAGTTCAGTAGATGGGAAAAAGGTACAAATGTACTTAAAAGAGAATCTGAAAGGTTGA
- a CDS encoding ABC transporter permease, giving the protein MYSILKRVIFFLLLIGLWELLFLWGIWPEYILPSPVSVCKTLARGFHDQSLLIGVAISMKRIAIGYGISIGIGVLVGLLIGRFRIFEETLGSLISGLQTLPTICWLPLSLLWFGLNDRAIIFLVFMGAVLSIATGTDSGVKNVPPLYIRAAKTMGARRWKLYLEVIIPAALPNILIGMKQGWSFAWRSLMAGELLIVCLGLGHLLMIGRELNDMSQVIAVMLVIIMIGILVDRLFFMKVERRIRERWGLVKS; this is encoded by the coding sequence ATGTATAGTATACTGAAAAGGGTGATATTCTTTCTTCTCCTTATAGGCCTTTGGGAACTATTATTTTTGTGGGGGATATGGCCAGAATATATCCTTCCTTCTCCTGTTTCCGTATGTAAGACATTGGCTCGGGGATTCCATGATCAAAGCCTTCTGATTGGAGTAGCAATAAGTATGAAAAGAATCGCCATTGGTTACGGAATTTCTATTGGTATCGGTGTTCTTGTAGGATTACTTATCGGCAGATTCCGAATTTTTGAAGAGACACTCGGTTCTTTGATTTCCGGTCTGCAAACATTGCCGACCATTTGTTGGTTACCCCTCTCCCTGCTTTGGTTTGGTTTGAACGATAGGGCGATTATATTTTTGGTTTTTATGGGTGCGGTGCTTTCTATTGCTACCGGGACGGATTCCGGGGTTAAAAATGTGCCTCCGCTTTATATTCGTGCTGCAAAGACTATGGGTGCAAGAAGATGGAAACTGTATCTTGAGGTAATTATTCCGGCCGCCCTCCCGAATATCCTTATAGGGATGAAGCAGGGTTGGTCTTTTGCCTGGCGTTCGTTAATGGCTGGTGAATTATTAATCGTATGCCTGGGATTGGGACACCTTTTGATGATTGGAAGAGAATTAAATGACATGAGTCAGGTCATTGCCGTAATGCTGGTAATTATTATGATCGGTATCCTGGTCGACCGGCTGTTTTTCATGAAGGTGGAAAGGCGCATCCGTGAACGTTGGGGATTGGTTAAGTCATAA
- a CDS encoding ABC transporter ATP-binding protein, translating into MSESVGIENLIELDHEKVDSELATSQVNNVVRSDLCIRHVSKSFQSKNGSVYVLEDINLEIKQGEFVCLVGPSGCGKTTLMNIVAGLEKADSGEVWANGRRVNCAGPDRVVIFQEAALFPWLNVVKNVEFGLKLKGINGKERRNIALEYLKMVHLTKFQNAHVHELSGGMKQRVAIARALAMNPEMLLMDEPFSALDAQTRWILHFELQNIWMKTKKTILFVTHNIREAVCLADRIFILSTSPGRIKKEFFVDLPRPRDDNDVNVAEYSTKIMKELKAEIDKVVKHEMDTDSCIECDIKCTTEAPAKTDIGGGI; encoded by the coding sequence ATGTCGGAAAGCGTAGGAATTGAGAATTTGATAGAATTGGATCATGAAAAAGTTGATAGCGAACTGGCAACATCTCAAGTGAATAATGTTGTAAGATCAGATTTATGCATTCGGCATGTGTCTAAATCGTTTCAATCAAAAAATGGAAGTGTGTATGTATTGGAAGATATAAATCTGGAAATTAAACAAGGGGAATTTGTCTGCCTTGTTGGGCCTTCCGGATGTGGAAAAACCACGCTTATGAATATCGTTGCAGGCCTTGAAAAGGCTGATTCGGGGGAAGTATGGGCCAATGGTCGCAGAGTTAATTGCGCCGGGCCGGATCGGGTTGTAATATTTCAGGAAGCAGCCCTTTTCCCCTGGCTCAATGTGGTAAAAAATGTTGAATTCGGTTTAAAACTAAAAGGTATAAATGGTAAGGAGCGCAGGAATATTGCCCTTGAATATCTCAAGATGGTGCATTTGACAAAATTTCAGAATGCTCATGTACATGAACTGTCCGGCGGTATGAAACAACGAGTAGCAATAGCAAGGGCGCTGGCGATGAATCCGGAGATGCTTTTAATGGATGAGCCCTTTTCTGCATTGGATGCGCAGACGAGATGGATACTCCACTTCGAATTGCAGAATATATGGATGAAGACGAAGAAGACGATCCTGTTTGTTACGCATAATATCCGTGAGGCGGTATGTTTGGCGGATCGTATCTTTATCCTTTCTACTTCTCCTGGAAGAATCAAGAAAGAGTTTTTTGTTGATTTACCACGGCCACGGGATGACAACGATGTAAACGTGGCAGAATATTCCACGAAGATCATGAAAGAACTAAAAGCCGAAATTGATAAGGTGGTGAAACATGAGATGGATACAGATTCGTGTATTGAGTGTGATATAAAATGCACAACGGAAGCGCCTGCAAAGACAGATATTGGCGGAGGGATTTGA
- a CDS encoding ABC transporter substrate-binding protein: MVTILRIRVSLLLLFFFIVTGNACSRKITDTSVRVGYFPNITHAQAVIGMADGTFAAYLGPQIKIKSTLFNAGPSIIEAVFSGDIDIAYVGPSPVINGYVRSGGKALRVIAGVASGGSLFIVRPDSRVKKAADLSGKRIATPQLGNTQDIALRGYIRNCGLKPREKGGTVDILPLRNPDILNLFMRKQIDGAWVPEPWGTRLIKEAGGEVFLDEKTLWKDGRFSSALMIVGTNFLEKHPDLVKRWLAAHVKITRWINQHPKKAKRNVCNQIKALSGVSLPKEVIDDAFSRLEATYDPIIPSLFSYAEMAYHAKFLGNQMPDLSGLVDLRLLNEVLKERSLPLVKVNNK; the protein is encoded by the coding sequence ATGGTTACTATTTTGAGAATCCGGGTTAGTTTGTTGCTCTTGTTTTTTTTCATTGTTACCGGTAATGCCTGTTCACGGAAGATTACGGATACCTCTGTTCGGGTAGGATATTTTCCAAATATCACCCATGCGCAGGCTGTTATTGGGATGGCCGATGGTACCTTTGCGGCATATCTGGGACCTCAGATCAAGATAAAGTCAACTCTGTTTAATGCGGGTCCTTCTATTATCGAGGCGGTATTTTCTGGGGATATAGACATTGCATATGTCGGCCCGAGTCCTGTTATCAACGGATATGTGCGGTCAGGTGGAAAAGCGTTAAGGGTAATTGCGGGTGTGGCAAGTGGTGGGTCGTTGTTTATAGTAAGGCCTGATTCCAGGGTAAAAAAAGCTGCTGATCTTTCCGGGAAGAGGATCGCAACGCCTCAGCTCGGGAACACACAGGATATTGCCCTTCGGGGATATATCAGAAATTGTGGCCTGAAACCAAGAGAAAAAGGCGGAACAGTCGATATCCTCCCGTTACGCAATCCTGATATTTTAAATCTTTTTATGCGAAAACAAATCGATGGCGCCTGGGTGCCGGAACCGTGGGGAACAAGGCTCATTAAAGAGGCGGGTGGCGAGGTTTTTCTTGATGAAAAAACTTTATGGAAAGACGGTCGGTTTAGTTCTGCGCTCATGATTGTTGGAACGAATTTTTTGGAAAAACACCCTGATTTGGTCAAACGGTGGTTGGCAGCTCATGTCAAAATAACCCGTTGGATCAATCAACACCCAAAAAAGGCAAAGAGGAATGTTTGTAACCAGATTAAGGCTCTTTCGGGTGTGTCCCTCCCAAAAGAAGTTATTGATGATGCATTCTCACGACTGGAGGCTACCTACGATCCTATCATCCCGTCACTGTTCTCTTATGCAGAAATGGCATATCATGCAAAGTTTTTGGGAAATCAAATGCCCGATTTGTCCGGGTTGGTTGACTTGAGGTTACTCAACGAGGTGCTCAAAGAGAGATCATTGCCCCTGGTAAAAGTGAATAATAAATAA
- a CDS encoding RrF2 family transcriptional regulator has product MKLSKKSDYALRAMIYLSMNYKNGAVQIKEISAKEKIPQKFLENILLTLRKVGILNSKIGLKGGYELARSPDLITLGEVIRALDGAIAPVDCVSKISYKPCSEEVTCVIRGVMMDIRNAIADVLDTMTFADMCKRVKESLEKRTNDVLTYSI; this is encoded by the coding sequence ATGAAACTATCTAAAAAAAGTGATTATGCCTTACGGGCGATGATCTATCTTTCCATGAATTATAAAAATGGCGCTGTACAGATCAAGGAAATTTCTGCAAAAGAGAAGATTCCGCAAAAATTTTTAGAAAATATTCTTCTTACCCTCAGAAAAGTAGGCATACTCAATAGCAAGATAGGTCTTAAAGGCGGTTATGAACTGGCAAGGTCGCCTGATTTGATTACATTAGGGGAAGTGATCCGTGCGCTTGATGGCGCTATTGCACCGGTGGACTGTGTGAGTAAAATATCTTACAAGCCATGTTCAGAAGAAGTAACCTGTGTCATACGAGGTGTGATGATGGACATTCGGAACGCAATTGCAGATGTGCTGGATACAATGACTTTCGCCGATATGTGTAAGCGTGTTAAGGAGTCACTGGAAAAAAGAACGAATGACGTGTTAACGTATTCAATATAA
- a CDS encoding phosphoenolpyruvate carboxykinase, with translation MSSPTPSSVKEFQVVNWIIEYLKGAPNVINSTDWTLRRSAERCASFTKFGNVAVHSTVKNRSAKVTVYVGSDAVRQKTLNPQQTEIMDNLSKTLCSLEEYVKLAPIVRINRTMGNNDEFSPNCTIFVSIQRPEMIRLAYMTWATLFPVKPHGEPKQHILYIPEWQEGERQILVFPEISTTVVLGTDYYGESKKGFLRMAMWNAKQRGMLGLHAGSKILKAKGPDGRLRRYGMLIFGMSGTGKTTHTCHTHGLNDKDEGIEILQDDVVFLKKDGTAYGSERGFYLKTEGLDPVTQPVIYKAATSRDAIFENVMIDYEGNLYFENDTLTSNGRGIMIREDLSPYISNDINLPPVDVLDELIVAFITRRHTVVPLAARLTPEQAAAAFMLGESIETSAGDPRRAGESIREVGTNPFIIGDKSYEGNWFYDFVKRHEGKVQCYQLNTGGLGEIIENHPNGVKVFKRKVQRVEIPEMSAIIRGIVRGTNKWVKDKYWNLEVPAFVEGMDLSRYNVEKFYEVDSIINQVSDLRCERVAYIEKFNTLDKVIIKAAEIM, from the coding sequence ATGTCATCACCTACGCCATCGTCCGTAAAAGAGTTTCAGGTAGTGAATTGGATTATAGAATATTTAAAAGGTGCTCCGAATGTTATTAACTCTACTGATTGGACATTGCGTCGCAGTGCTGAACGGTGTGCATCATTTACCAAATTTGGGAATGTGGCTGTCCATTCTACCGTCAAGAACCGTAGCGCAAAAGTAACTGTTTATGTGGGGAGCGATGCTGTTCGTCAGAAGACGCTTAATCCGCAGCAAACGGAGATCATGGACAATCTTTCTAAAACATTATGTTCTCTTGAAGAATACGTCAAACTGGCGCCTATTGTACGGATAAATCGAACCATGGGAAATAATGATGAATTTTCACCAAATTGTACCATTTTTGTTTCCATCCAGAGGCCTGAGATGATCCGTCTTGCCTATATGACATGGGCGACACTTTTTCCAGTCAAACCTCATGGCGAACCGAAACAGCATATTCTTTATATTCCTGAATGGCAGGAGGGTGAACGACAAATTCTGGTCTTTCCGGAGATAAGCACGACGGTTGTTTTGGGGACTGATTATTATGGTGAATCCAAAAAGGGATTCCTGAGGATGGCCATGTGGAATGCCAAACAGCGGGGGATGCTGGGTCTTCATGCGGGTTCAAAGATTTTGAAGGCGAAGGGGCCGGATGGGCGTCTGAGAAGATACGGAATGCTTATCTTTGGGATGAGTGGCACCGGGAAAACAACACATACCTGTCATACCCATGGATTAAACGACAAGGACGAAGGAATTGAAATACTTCAGGATGACGTGGTCTTTCTCAAGAAAGATGGTACCGCCTATGGTTCTGAGCGTGGGTTCTATTTAAAGACTGAAGGTCTCGACCCTGTAACTCAGCCGGTCATTTACAAGGCTGCAACATCCCGCGATGCAATCTTTGAAAATGTGATGATCGATTACGAAGGGAATCTCTATTTTGAAAACGATACGTTGACCAGCAACGGACGGGGAATTATGATCCGGGAGGATCTTAGTCCATATATTTCGAACGACATCAATCTGCCTCCTGTTGATGTCCTGGATGAGTTAATTGTTGCCTTTATTACTCGCCGCCATACTGTGGTACCCCTTGCCGCCAGACTCACACCGGAACAGGCGGCAGCCGCCTTCATGCTGGGTGAATCCATTGAGACGTCTGCAGGTGATCCAAGGCGCGCAGGAGAATCTATCAGGGAGGTGGGTACTAATCCGTTTATTATAGGGGACAAATCATATGAAGGAAATTGGTTCTATGATTTTGTGAAGCGGCACGAAGGCAAGGTTCAATGCTACCAGTTAAATACAGGAGGTCTTGGGGAGATTATTGAAAACCATCCAAACGGTGTTAAAGTTTTTAAACGTAAGGTGCAACGGGTAGAGATCCCGGAGATGTCAGCTATTATCCGGGGTATTGTGCGGGGTACTAACAAATGGGTTAAAGATAAATACTGGAATCTTGAAGTGCCTGCATTCGTTGAAGGTATGGATTTGTCCAGATACAATGTCGAAAAATTCTATGAAGTGGATAGCATTATCAATCAGGTATCTGATTTACGGTGTGAACGTGTTGCTTATATAGAAAAATTTAACACGCTGGACAAAGTCATTATTAAGGCGGCAGAAATAATGTGA